From Chiloscyllium plagiosum isolate BGI_BamShark_2017 chromosome 38, ASM401019v2, whole genome shotgun sequence, a single genomic window includes:
- the LOC122541707 gene encoding bone morphogenetic protein 2-like, with protein sequence MSARFLPHWWGALLWPLSVLSSRVPVESKGEAAKDQLVPETVQRLRQVLGLGETPRASGPLRRAPRYMLDLFNAVADANGVSKSPGLLQGNVVRSYEDKVHGNQTWFYFNVTSVGRNEQLLKAELRLFKLREHAQHVSQLCRVDLCELLDSSGTRIEVISSRVIPLSTEGWQVFPVTQTVWKWVRNSSSNHGFMISAGIPSQPSAARFAKNGDAHTDSRPFLVIFSEDRELEALRPLDPTGHSPSRMKKESVVSAMPSPLAQLPQSRKIRAVPLPTMLPCQRHPLYVDFEQIGWSGWIISPRGYSAYYCQGACPFPLGQGFKITNHATVQSIVHALKLSTELGSPCCVPDNLHSINLLYFDNEENVVLRQYRDMVAVSCGCL encoded by the exons ATGTCAGCGCGTTTCCTTCCTCACTGGTGGGGCGCGTTGCTCTGGCCCCTGTCAGTCCTCTCGTCCAGGGTCCCAGTGGAGAGCAAGGGAGAAGCGGCCAAGGACCAGCTGGTTCCCGAGACCGTCCAGAGGCTTCGCCAGGTGCTTGGGCTGGGGGAGACGCCGCGGGCAAGTGGCCCACTCAGGAGGGCTCCACGGTACATGTTGGATCTCTTCAACGCTGTGGCAGATGCTAATGGTGTGAGCAAATCTCCCGGACTGTTGCAGGGCAATGTTGTGCGAAGTTATGAGGATAAAG TTCACGGTAACCAGACCTGGTTTTATTTCAATGTCACTTCAGTTGGCAGGAACGAGCAGCTCCTCAAAGCTGAGCTGAGGCTCTTTAAGTTAAGAGAACATGCTCAGCACGTTTCTCAGTTGTGTAGG GTCGATCTGTGCGAGTTGCTGGACAGCAGCGGAACACGAATTGAAGTGATTTCCTCCAGAGTTATCCCTCTGTCTACTGAAGGATGGCAGGTGTTCCCTGTCACTCAGACA GTATGGAAGTGGGTTAGAAATAGCAGCTCAAACCACGGCTTCATGATCAGCGCTGGCATCCCGTCACAACCCAGCGCTGCCAGATTTGCCAAGAATGGCGATGCCCATACAGACTCCCGGCCTTTCCTGGTGATCTTCAGTGAGGACCGTGAACTCGAGGCTCTCAGGCCCCTCGATCCAACAG GCCACAGTCCATCACGGATGAAGAAGGAGTCAGTTGTTTCCGCAATGCCAAGTCCTTTAGCCCAGCTCCCGCAAAGCAGGAAGATCCGAGCTGTCCCGCTCCCGACCATGCTGCCCTGCCAGAGACATCCTCTGTATGTGGACTTCGAGCAGATCGGCTGGTCTGGCTGGATCATCTCCCCAAGAGGGTACAGCGCCTATTACTGCCAAGGGGCCTGCCCCTTCCCACTGGGGCAAGGCTTTAAGATTACCAACCACGCCACAGTGCAGTCTATAGTGCATGCCCTGAAACTGTCCACAGAGCTGGGGAGTCCATGCTGCGTCCCAGACAACTTACACTCCATAAACCTGCTGTACTTTGACAATGAGGAGAATGTAGTGTTGAGGCAGTACAGGGACATGGTGGCAGTCAGTTGCGGATGTCTCTGA